The genomic stretch CACACCATCGATGCCGTTATTGACCGTGTCTCTATCAATAAAGATAGTCTAAAACAGCATGATGAGCTTTATTCCCGTTTAGTCGACGACGTCGAGCAAGCCATGAAACTGTCAAACGGTCTGACCATAGCCAGTCGGATAGATGACCAATCTTTTGAATTTCCAGACAAACCAAAGGAGATGGTTGATAACTTATATTCCGAAAATTATGCCTGTCCTGTCTGCAACATCTCCCTTCCGGAAATCGAACCACGTCTTTTTTCTTTTAATTCTCCCCAAGGGGCTTGTCCTGAGTGCAAAGGTTTGGGCTCAAAATTCCAGATCGACAGATCCAAATTCCCCGAATGGAAAGCTCAATACTTAGAAGCCAGGTACTACAATTCACCCTCTGACGCTGTCCGTGAAGAATTGGAAAATCTAATGATTAAAGAGAGTTGCCACGTCTGTGCGGGCTCCCGCTTAAACAAAGACGCCCTTTCCATCACTATAACCGGGAAAAACATTTATCAGACAACTTGTTTATCAATTGAAAACCTAACCAACTGGGTTGGCAGCCTGGAAACAATGTTAACAAGCGACAAAGAACAGGAAATATTGTCCCCTATCAAAAAAGAAATTTTGGCTCGACTCGAATTTTTATTGGCCGTAGGCCTTGACTATCTAAGTCTTGATCGGGAAGCGGGAACTCTTAGTAGCGGCGAATCTCAACGCATCCGTTTAGCCAGTCAAATCGGTACCGGTTTAACGGGAGTTTTGTATATATTAGACGAACCAACCATAGGTCTGCATTCCCGCGATAATGATCGGCTTATTACCACCCTCAAAAAATTAAGAGACTTAGGTAATACCGTTGTAGTCGTAGAACACGACGAGGATGTTATCAGAAACGCCGATCATATTGTCGATTTTGGTCTTTATGCCGGCAAAAATGGCGGTGAAGTTGTCGCTCAAGGATCCATAAATGATATTTTAAATAACACCATATCTTTAACCGGTAAATACCTTTCTGGTCGTTCCGTCATCGCGAGCGTAGCAAAACAATCTTCAAAACAATCAGCAAAAATTACTATTCATGGCTGCCGCCAGTGGAATTTAAAAAATATCAATGTCGATTTTCCAATTAATCGCCTGATCTCTGTTACTGGCGTCTCCGGCTCCGGCAAATCCACCCTAATCCACGACACCCTCTATGGTGGTATTCGAAAATCAATCTATGGTAGTTATTATGGCACAATAGGGGAATACGACAAAATCGAGGGCACCGGCAATATCTCTGACGTTCTTTTAGTCGACCAATCACCTATAGGTCGAACTCCCCGCAGCAACCCCGCCACCTATACCAAAATTTTCGATGACATCAGGGTCTTAATGGCCAAAACCACCGAAGCCCAAATCCGCGGTTTTGGTGCCGGTCGATTTTCCTTTAATGTCAAAAGTGGTCGTTGCGAAGCCTGCCAAGGGCAAGGCCAAATAAAAATAGAAATGCAGTTTTTGCCCGATATTTATGTTACTTGCGATGAATGCCACGGCACCAGATTTAAAGAAGAAACTCTCGAAGTAGATTACAAGGGCAAAAACGTCGCCGAAATTTTAAAACTTACTATTGATGAAGCTGCTGGGTTTTTCACCAACATCCCAAGTCTACGGCGTAAACTTGGCACCATTCAGGAAGTTGGATTGGGATACTTAGAATTAGGACAACCATCAAATACACTTTCGGGAGGGGAGTCACAAAGACTCAAAATCAGCCGTGAGTTAGTCAAAAAATCAGGTAGTCGAATCTTGTATGTTTTAGACGAGCCAACCACCGGGCTCCATTTTTATGATATCGACAAACTAATCAAAGTCCTTCGTCAGCTTGTGGATAAAGGCAATACGGTCGTAGTTATTGAACACAATCTTGATGTTATTGCCAATTCAGACTGGATAATCGATATGGGCCCCGAAGGTGGCGAAAAAGGGGGAAATATCATCGCTTCAGGAACCGTAGATGACATAATCGCCGCAAAGTCAAGTTATACCGGCGCCTATCTTGCCAAAAAGTTAAAATGATTCTTCTCAAAAACTTACC from Candidatus Shapirobacteria bacterium encodes the following:
- the uvrA gene encoding excinuclease ABC subunit UvrA, translated to MTNFQTKIVVKGARENNLKNVSFEFPKNQLVVFTGVSGSGKSSMAFDTLFAEGQRRYVESLSSYARQFLGSMKRPEVDLIEGLSPSIAINQKAISHNPRSTVGTVTEIYDYLRLLFARIGHPHCPQCGREVAPQTTKQIVTNILDNAKSAVTGPFTYRILILAPVVRDRRGDFKGLTDNLRKQGYKWIRADNSLIDLYTDFGIAKTNKHTIDAVIDRVSINKDSLKQHDELYSRLVDDVEQAMKLSNGLTIASRIDDQSFEFPDKPKEMVDNLYSENYACPVCNISLPEIEPRLFSFNSPQGACPECKGLGSKFQIDRSKFPEWKAQYLEARYYNSPSDAVREELENLMIKESCHVCAGSRLNKDALSITITGKNIYQTTCLSIENLTNWVGSLETMLTSDKEQEILSPIKKEILARLEFLLAVGLDYLSLDREAGTLSSGESQRIRLASQIGTGLTGVLYILDEPTIGLHSRDNDRLITTLKKLRDLGNTVVVVEHDEDVIRNADHIVDFGLYAGKNGGEVVAQGSINDILNNTISLTGKYLSGRSVIASVAKQSSKQSAKITIHGCRQWNLKNINVDFPINRLISVTGVSGSGKSTLIHDTLYGGIRKSIYGSYYGTIGEYDKIEGTGNISDVLLVDQSPIGRTPRSNPATYTKIFDDIRVLMAKTTEAQIRGFGAGRFSFNVKSGRCEACQGQGQIKIEMQFLPDIYVTCDECHGTRFKEETLEVDYKGKNVAEILKLTIDEAAGFFTNIPSLRRKLGTIQEVGLGYLELGQPSNTLSGGESQRLKISRELVKKSGSRILYVLDEPTTGLHFYDIDKLIKVLRQLVDKGNTVVVIEHNLDVIANSDWIIDMGPEGGEKGGNIIASGTVDDIIAAKSSYTGAYLAKKLK